A genomic region of Cannabis sativa cultivar Pink pepper isolate KNU-18-1 chromosome 1, ASM2916894v1, whole genome shotgun sequence contains the following coding sequences:
- the LOC115706788 gene encoding uncharacterized protein At5g39865 has product MADYGKKPVSSEKPRFSFFNRSLSMYPPAAAAVMADPVDSPLKPTHTKTSSLERTSSFSKFYNSMESVRSTSNSIKGKVKKLCSIFETTSKPALTAPPSPSDEPTNLQFQSKLKSSKSMCSDHRLSPLNSSTIRLPGTEDRIVVYLTSLRGIRRTYEDCYAVRMIFRGFRVWVDERDISMDSAYRKELQSVLGDKNVGLPQVFIRGSYVGGAEVIKQLFETGELAKILKGFPLRAPGFRCDSCGDVRFVPCLNCSGSRKVFDEDEEMLKRCLECNENGLIRCPDCCS; this is encoded by the coding sequence ATGGCGGATTACGGGAAGAAGCCCGTGTCCTCGGAGAAACCCAGGTTCTCTTTCTTCAATCGTTCGCTTTCCATGTACCCTCCGGCGGCGGCGGCGGTGATGGCCGACCCTGTTGATTCTCCCCTGAAGCCTACTCAcaccaaaacctcatctctcgAACGAACCAGCTCGTTCTCTAAATTCTACAATTCGATGGAGTCCGTTCGGTCCACGAGTAATTCAATCAAAGGGAAGGTAAAGAAGCTATGCAGTATCTTCGAGACGACGTCGAAGCCCGCTTTGACGGCACCTCCGAGCCCATCGGACGAACCAACGAATTTGCAATTTCAATCCAAGCTTAAATCCTCGAAATCGATGTGTTCCGATCACCGACTCTCCCCCTTGAACAGCTCCACAATTCGATTGCCTGGAACCGAGGACCGAATTGTCGTCTATCTAACTAGCTTGCGAGGGATTCGGAGAACGTATGAGGACTGTTACGCCGTTCGGATGATATTCAgggggtttagggtttgggtGGATGAGCGTGATATATCGATGGATTCGGCGTACAGAAAAGAATTACAGAGTGTTCTGGGGGATAAGAACGTGGGCTTGCCTCAGGTGTTCATAAGGGGAAGCTATGTGGGAGGTGCAGAGGTGATCAAGCAGCTTTTCGAAACAGGGGAATTGGCGAAAATTCTCAAAGGTTTtccgcttcgggcaccgggatTTAGGTGTGATAGCTGTGGAGATGTAAGGTTTGTACCGTGCCTGAATTGCAGTGGGAGTAGGAAGGTGtttgatgaagatgaagaaatgCTTAAAAGATGTTTGGAGTGCAATGAGAATGGACTAATTCGATGTCCTGATTGCTGTTCTTGA